gggcctgtttccatgctgtaaacccctatgactctctaATTGGGAGTTCCCCTCCCAGTTGTACGTTTagattgcagcatggaaacacatCTGTCATCCCAACAGGCTGCTCCTTATTCCCCCAGAGAATCCGTCATTCTAATCCCGCGGGAGATTACGAGACCAGTCCAATCCCCCGTTCAGTAAAACTCAACAATACTCCATAAGCAACTGAGAACTCaatgaattgaacctggatttcTGATCCAAAATGCAGAGCGtggtaaacattttaaaattaattctaaTTGTGCAATTTTTATGGCttatttttgtatattttttaaTGTTTGCTAATGGTCGTGACTTTTCATTTGGTCCAGCCGTTGGAATTTGGTCCAAGACACTGATGATTTCTCAAGAAACCAATtatagaatccacacagtgcagaaggaggccatccggcccatcgagtctgcactgactctctgaaagagcttcttacccaggccccaccctctgtgctatccttgtaacccccgtgcatttaccatggctaatataCCTCGCTTGCACGTCTTAGCATGACcaaggggcgacacagtggttaacgctgctgcctctcagcgccagggacttgggttccattctcggcttgggtcactgtctgtgcggagtctgcacgttctccccccccccccccgtgtctgcgtgggtttcctccgggtgctccggtttcctcccacagcccaatgatgtgtgggttaggtggattggccatgccaaattgccccttagtgtccaaagatgtgcaggttaggtggattggccatgctaaattgccccttagtgtctaaagatgtgcaggttaggtggattggccatgctaaattgccccttagtgtctaaagatgtgcaggttaggtggattggccatgctaaattgccccttagtgtctaaagatgtgcaggttaggtggattggccatgctaaattgccccttagtgtccaaagatgtgtaggttagggggattggccatgctaaattgccccttagtgtccaaagatgtgcaggttaggtggattggccatgctaaattgccccttagtgtctaaagatgtgcaggttaggtggattggccatgctaaattgtcccttaaagtaaagtttatttattagtcacaagtaggcttgcattaacactgcagtgaagttactgtgaaattccccctagtcgccacattccagtgcctgttcgggtcaatgcacctaaccagcacgcctttcggactgtgggaggaaaccggagcacctggaggaaacccacgcagacacggggagaacgtgcagactccgcacagacagtgacccaagccgggaatcgaacccgggtccctggcgatgtgaggcagcagtgctaaccactgagccaccccataatgtccaaagatgtgcgggttaggtggattggccatgctaaatttccccttagttagcaaagatgtgtaggttagggagattggccatgctaaattgccccttagcgtccaaagatgtgcgggttaggtggattggccatgctaaattgccccttagcgtccaaaggtgtgcaggttaggtggattggccatgctaaattgccccttagcgtccaaagatgtgcaggttaggtggattggccatgctaaattgccccttagtgtccaaagatgtgcgggttagggggattggccatgctaaactgccccttagtgtccaaagatgtgcgggttagggggattggccatgctaaattgcccctgagtgtccgaaggtgcgcaggttaggtggattagtggggttatggggatagggcctgggtgagatgttctgtcgaggagtcggcgcagactcgatgggctgagtggccgccTCCTGTTGCTGTAGAGATTCTCCGGTGCTCTAAACctgctctctgccctccccctgcaGGCCTCGTCCAAAAGCTGGACCACAAGCTGCCCGTGTCCAACGAGTACCTGCTGCTGTCCGGCGGGGTCCGGGAGGGTGTGGTCGACATGGACCCCGAGGAGCTGGGCGACTACGCCAGGGGCACGGACTACGACGTGGACTTCACCCTGCTGGTGCCCGCGCTGAAGCTCCACGACCGCAACCAGCCGGTGACGCTGGACATGCGGCACTCGGCCCCCTGCCACTCGTGGCTCAGCCTGCGGCTCTTTGACGAGCGGACCATGGAGAAGTGGAAGGAGTGCTGCACGGACACGGAGGGCCCCCcggagggcggggggagcggcgggggcagCTACTACTTCTCGCCCACCAAGGTGGCGGACTGGTTCTTCCGCTCCGTCTGCGCCGTGATTGAGCGGATCCGGAGCCACCCCCAGCGGGGGGTGCCCGGCGTGGTGGCAGTCGACAAGAACGGCACGGTGGTCACGGTCATCCTGGACGTGGGCCGGAGCCGGCTGCTGTACGACGTGGTGCCGGTGGTGTCTTTCAAGGGCTGGCCGGCCGTGGCGCAGAACTGGCTGATGGAGAACCACTTCTGGGACGGCAAGATCACGGAGGAGGAGGTGATCAGCGGCTTCTACCTGGTGCCGGCCTGCTCCTGCGCGGGGAACCGGGAGAACGAGTGGCGGCTGGCCTTCTCCCGCAGCGAGGTGCAGCTGAAGAAGTGCCTCTCCGCCCCCCTGATCCAGGCCTACCAGGCCTACAAGGCCCTGATCGTCAAGCTCCTGTCCCGGCCCCGGGCCATCAGCCCCTACCACCTGAGGAGCCTGATGCTGTGGGCCTGCGACCGCCTGCCCTCCAGCTTCCTGGGCCGCGAGGAGAACACGGCCCACTTCCTCCTGGGCCTGCTGGACGACCTGGCCCACTGCCTGGTCAACAGGTCGTGCCCCAACTACTTCCTGCCCCAGTGCAACATGTTCGAGCGGCTCCCCGACAGCACGGTGCTGCTGCTGGCCTGCCGCCTCTCCTCGGTGCGCTCCGACCCAGCCGAACACCTGCGCAGCGCCATCGAGCACGCCAAGGCTGCCGGCCGGCTGGCCCAGGAGCTGCGGCAGCGGCCCGGGCCGGGCCTGGCCGCCTCCCAGTCGGACGGGGTGCTGCTggccggcggcggcggcggcggtcaGGACGACAGCCTCGCCCGCAAGCTCCAGCAGCTGGTGACCGAGAACCAGGGCAAGTCCATCTCAGTCTTCCTCAATCCGGACGATGTCAGCAAACCCCACTTCAGGATCGATGACAAGTTCTTCTGAAGGGGGCCGGATCGAACTCGTCCAGCCGATTGTGAATGTcttcccctacccccccccccccccccccccccacttcgccgcctccctctccctcccgcaatGCGCGGGATACCACCCGACATCTTCCTCCCTCTATGGTGTGGAGGCAGCGCTCTGCAACGTCGCTGGATGGAGCCATCGCTGTTGAAGCTTTCCACCGTGCACTCATCAGGCCGGCCGCAAGAACGCCCAAATTCAACAGATTctacgcttccccccccccgcaggagAAAATGATGCTGGCTAAATTGGCTGAGGCGTTGCTATGGAGAAAGCAACATGGAGCTGGGGGCTCCCCAagtttccacccccccccgcccattcaaCAAAGAGCTGTGGGATCCCCAAGTTCCCCCGCCAATTCAACAAGGAGCTGTGGGATCCCCAAGTTCCCCCGCCCATTCAACAAGGAGCTGTGGGTTCCCCAAGTTCCCCCGCCAATTCAACAAGGAGCTGTGGGATCCCCAAGTTCCCCCGCCCATTCAACAAGGAGCTGTGAGATCCCCAAGTTCCCCCACCAATTCAACAAGGAGCTGTGGGTTCCCCAAgtttc
Above is a window of Mustelus asterias unplaced genomic scaffold, sMusAst1.hap1.1 HAP1_SCAFFOLD_4272, whole genome shotgun sequence DNA encoding:
- the LOC144491036 gene encoding nucleotidyltransferase MB21D2-like — encoded protein: MAALASLSGKDGPPGARPPALAKPLNDLDFHSGARIEEVTKLIQEFGKHELRDFDDRRALEVHTAKDFIFSMLGLVQKLDHKLPVSNEYLLLSGGVREGVVDMDPEELGDYARGTDYDVDFTLLVPALKLHDRNQPVTLDMRHSAPCHSWLSLRLFDERTMEKWKECCTDTEGPPEGGGSGGGSYYFSPTKVADWFFRSVCAVIERIRSHPQRGVPGVVAVDKNGTVVTVILDVGRSRLLYDVVPVVSFKGWPAVAQNWLMENHFWDGKITEEEVISGFYLVPACSCAGNRENEWRLAFSRSEVQLKKCLSAPLIQAYQAYKALIVKLLSRPRAISPYHLRSLMLWACDRLPSSFLGREENTAHFLLGLLDDLAHCLVNRSCPNYFLPQCNMFERLPDSTVLLLACRLSSVRSDPAEHLRSAIEHAKAAGRLAQELRQRPGPGLAASQSDGVLLAGGGGGGQDDSLARKLQQLVTENQGKSISVFLNPDDVSKPHFRIDDKFF